The Lysinibacillus irui sequence TCTTAGCTCCATTATAATTCTATTCTTGAACTCATAAGTAACTTCCAATTTTGGATACCCTTTTGACATATCATCTAAAAAATGTTGATACTCCAAAGGTTTTTTCTGATGAACAGATATTGAAGTTGACAGAGAAGCTATTAATGCTAACATATTTTCATAAATGGAAAATATCTAGAAAAAGCATTAAAAAGCTTCGCCGAAAGAGAAGGATATGGACAAGAGGTAGTATTTTCCTTTTTCCAACTTAACATCCTTCTCTGAACCACCGGATTTATTGGTACTCATCCTAACGAGCGAGTCACTTTCTTTTTTCGCTCCCGTCTTCATACCATTCGCACCTGCCGTGGCAAGTAGAGGTTTATTTCCGTTTAACATATCTCCGAGCTTATCCATGCCAGTCTGTATCTTTTGCTTCATCTGTGCCATCGAGGCAAAAACAGGCCAATCATGGGCTATCTGACCATAATCGACCTGTCCAATATAACGGCATAGCGTTATTTAAGGTATGAAATTTAAGCATTTATGTGCATACAAACGAAATGACAAAAATTTTATATGAATATTCCATGGATTATATTCGTTATTGTTTCATTCGGCATTGTATAGCCCCACTTATTAAATTAATGTAGTTTTAATTTGGTTTAATAGAAGTACAACTTTAGATTCCTCCATAGGATATGTGCCAAGGTACTGATCTGTTAAATTATCTAGAAAATCAATGAAGTCTGTATTTGATACTATTTCATATTTAATCTCATCAACTGCTGGTGGCTCAACTTCAAATTTCACACCATTATCTTCAAAATACCCTTCTTCCCACGATTCATATTCAGATGGAAATGCACAACTGATAAACTCTGAGATACCATATCCTATAGAGTTTGAAAAATCCTCAAGAGCATTTACAAATTTATCTTCATCAAGATAGAGGAAATATAGTTCCATTGCAGTTAATTCATCAAAATTCTTATTTATTTTCATTGTTTATCTCCTTTAGTCTAGTTTTGGATAGAAGTTTGTAATAGTACCATTCGCATCCATATATCCTTCAAATTTCAATCCATTCAGATTAATACCAGTTATCTTTCTTCCGGCAATACTACCAGCATCAATTCCTTGTTGCATTGCGTCTTTACCCCATCGATTATGGTTGCATCCGATATTTTGGATGGATCATACACTGTTTTTGGATTCTTGAAGTGCTTATACTCCCCAGTTAGATTACCCTTATTATCAAGTTTAGGTATCTTGTAATTAATTTGTATGATTCCATCAATTGTAGGATGGGGTGTTACTTTATGGATAAAATCTTTATCATCTAACTTCTCAACATTTCTAAAATAATTGTAGAACTCATCCATATTGTGACCACCTGTAATACCTTTAGAAGCATCACGATTAAAACCTTGTACATTTATTAAGTGGTTATCATAATCTGATTTGAAAACTAGATTACCCGTACCCTTATTCTCATCAGGCTTTTTATTCGAGCCATTTTGTGGTGGTTGGGAATTAGATGGCTTCGGACTTGGAGTTGTTGTGTTTCTTCCAACTGTCCCTGTATCCTCTATGCGTCTGACGTTTACACCTGCTCCAGCTAACTCCATCTCTGGTGATCGCAGCTGACGCAGCTGTTGTTTGACTTCGTCTACTTTGGCTTGGATCTGCGTTTTTACATTTGAGACTTGCTTGTTGACTTTTTCTTTTACATTGCCTAAAAGACCTTTATTCGCTTTTTGAGCACTTTCACTGATACCCTTCGCTGCCTTCGCACCTTTATTGACCCATTTACCAGCTGTTGCCGCATTACCCACTACTGGAATCATAGCGCCAAAGGAAAGGGCAGCATTGACCTTGTCACCTCTTGCCGCATAAATAATACCATTTACGCCATCTGCTACTTCTCCTACAACGGGGACCATCCCGACTATATCTAAGCCCTTTTGGAGCGTATTTAACAGATTTTTAGGTTTTACAGCATTTTTCACTGCTTTGGTCGTTGCTTGTGCAGCTTTTTTCATCGCTGGTAGTACTTGTTTTTTGACGACCTGCTTCGTCTGTTTGACAGCGGCCTTTACCTGTTGCTTGGCTTTCGAAACAGCCGCCTTTGTTTTTTTCACAACCTTTTTCGTGGTCAGGACAGCTTTTTTAATTGCCTTTTTCGCCCGTTTAACCAATTTACTCTTGGATAAACTATTTTTTAACTTCCGTGCCTTGGTAAAGAATTTACCCCACTTCTTCTTTTTCTTCTTGCGTTTTTTCTTTTTCTTCTTTTTATTGGACTTCCGTTGTTTTTTCTTCGTGGCTTTTTAGGATTTCCTAGCGCTCTTTCCTTTTTTCTTGTATGTCCCATAAGGGCAATTGTTTGATCTGAACTCCTGTTTCTACTAGAATTTGAATCCATGGCAAATTTTGAACAGGAACTCCAAGACTATATTCACTATTACAATCACAAACGAATGAAGGCAAAATTAAAAGACCTAAGCCCGGTGGAGTGCCGAACTCATGTCTTAGAAGTTGCTTAACTAAATATGTCTAACTTTTTGGGATCAAATCAGTTATTAGAAGCGACTTTTTCTATCGTAATTATGAATAAAATCGTATACGGTCTTTTATTATTCCTCGTTCACGGTGTTTGGTTAATTCAGGGTATATTAGTAGCTGTTTATTTGTGTTCTTGTTTAACGCCACGAACGTTGTCAGTTTCATCCGCATTTTACTTTTTCCCCTCGCTTTGTAAAATGTCATTTCGGCTTATTTATTACGCTTTATATTGTTGGGTAACCTTTGAATATTGCCGTCATAACATGTCGATTTTAAGCATGGTGGTTTTATTTTATTAACAAATTATTATTAATGAGCTAGAACTATAGAAACCAATATAATTTTCATTTGCAAGAAATCTCTTATTCATCATAATTATAGGACTAGGACTCTCAAAATAGTTTTGTTTTAGATAAGTATCTTTTAAATCGTTTCATTTTAGCCTAGTTAAAACATTTTTAATTCGATTTGCTAATTTCTCTTGCTCATCTTCAGTTAATTGCTCGTTAGATATATCATAAACTTGAAATATTTGCAACTCATTCTTTATATCTTCAATACCATTTACAGATTTTAATCCTTGATTACACAGATTTTCAGCAAGTGTTGTATAGATGATATACTTTTCACTTTTTGTGTTTTTACAATCTCGTTCAAATCGTTGTAATACATCAGTGACTATAGTGTCCGTATTTTTGTTTTCTTCTATAAAATTGCTAATATACTTTTGAACTTCCTCTATTAATTCTTCATAATACCAACAAACCGTTTGATAGTAATCAAGAGGCATTTTTTCTAATTCTTGTAAAACATGTACTCTACGTGAAAACAGGTCATTATACTCTTCCTGAGATAAAGCCTTTTCAAGTTTAATTAAATTAAAATCTAATTCAATCAACACATTTTCAATATAACTCTTGAATGTATACATTGCTTTTAAATGAGTAATTAAAATTTCTGCAAGTTCTATATAAACTATTCCTTTATCTGTTTCACTTTTCTTGGCGACCATATCATACTCATTATATGTTCTTGCTATTGCTTCTTTATTACTCATTTTTTCTTCTTTAAATTCCTTATAAGTTTCATTTATATACTCATTGTATTCTTGATAAGTAAATTCCACTTCTATAAACCTCCATTATTTGTTAGGTAAAATCATTTCATCAGCATTATGAATCACTTCTATGGTAATATCAGGATATTTATCATTAAATTGTTGAATAATAAGATTACAACTATCACATGTATCTTTTTCAGTAAATAATTTTATTTTGCCTTTTGCCTTATAATTATCTCCAACTCTCTCTGCTAAATCATTTAAAATTTTATACTCGGTATCCCCGTCCCTTAAATAATTGTTTCCTCCATTATCATACGCTTTTGTAGCTTCAAATGTTGGTTTATTAGGTTTAAAAGAGAAATCTTCAGCCCCAGGTATTTTTTTTGTAGCATCATGAATTCCACTATGTGCATAGAAATCTTTTTTATTGATTCCTACAATATCTACTTCTGCATAAGCAAAATTACCTTGTTTTTTATACCTATTAGATAATGCTCCTCTTGCTTCTGCTACTTTATCAATAATATGTTGGTCTTTTCTGGGATTAATTTGTTTAGTTGGAAATGTTTTTTCAGTTCCCGATGTACTTTGTCCATTATTTTTAGAATTATTATCCGTACCCTTACTACTACTCGAACTGCTAGTAGACTTACCACTTGT is a genomic window containing:
- the cdiI gene encoding ribonuclease toxin immunity protein CdiI, whose product is MKINKNFDELTAMELYFLYLDEDKFVNALEDFSNSIGYGISEFISCAFPSEYESWEEGYFEDNGVKFEVEPPAVDEIKYEIVSNTDFIDFLDNLTDQYLGTYPMEESKVVLLLNQIKTTLI
- a CDS encoding Imm3 family immunity protein, yielding MEFTYQEYNEYINETYKEFKEEKMSNKEAIARTYNEYDMVAKKSETDKGIVYIELAEILITHLKAMYTFKSYIENVLIELDFNLIKLEKALSQEEYNDLFSRRVHVLQELEKMPLDYYQTVCWYYEELIEEVQKYISNFIEENKNTDTIVTDVLQRFERDCKNTKSEKYIIYTTLAENLCNQGLKSVNGIEDIKNELQIFQVYDISNEQLTEDEQEKLANRIKNVLTRLK
- a CDS encoding deaminase domain-containing protein, coding for MSTKEKILRTGFNMSLQQAQKSKGKFDATVDVAKNTYNDVKKLVTDPIGVLKETKDNLKNFATHPLATVKTIAGSVKDSFEKDVIHGNDYSRAYWGTKATINTATAVVGTKGVGSLTKIGKNSTGVTSGKSTSSSSSSKGTDNNSKNNGQSTSGTEKTFPTKQINPRKDQHIIDKVAEARGALSNRYKKQGNFAYAEVDIVGINKKDFYAHSGIHDATKKIPGAEDFSFKPNKPTFEATKAYDNGGNNYLRDGDTEYKILNDLAERVGDNYKAKGKIKLFTEKDTCDSCNLIIQQFNDKYPDITIEVIHNADEMILPNK